From one Planococcus citri chromosome 3, ihPlaCitr1.1, whole genome shotgun sequence genomic stretch:
- the LOC135840779 gene encoding uncharacterized protein LOC135840779, whose amino-acid sequence MFQTLKFFVIYLNIPSYTNTSPTNHDGRTLHNFEQKVEKEILPFNEVIQFLEQPPTRIPAIVFLKHGIQLKSKLEMLARESINVECEVNQLRKEIGGLKAQKDKADMYQLILGLTSRVDTLEKLLAPGEELKGKRSERWMQIFSKHTPAVENVRRKVHAAGMTEISFAEQVERLIQERNNLAGHANVPLPRLVKEKTIEGALNIMEITEDIKAVETLKILIAPVKGLDLWPRKRRIN is encoded by the exons ATGTTCcagactttgaaattttttgtcatataTCTCAATATTCCTTCATATACTAATACATCACCAACTAATCATGATGGAAGAACACTTCACAACTTCGAGCAAAAAGTAGAAAAG GAGATATTGCCTTTCAATGAAGTAATACAATTCTTGGAGCAACCTCCCACAAGAATACCTGCAatcgtttttttgaaacacgGAATCCAGTTGAAATCCAAATTGGAAATGCTTGCTAGGGAATCAATCAACGTTGAATGTGAAGTGAATCAGCTTCGTAAGGAGATAGGAGGTCTTAAAGCCCAAAAG GACAAAGCAGACATGTATCAGCTAATTCTTGGACTCACATCTAGAGTTGACACCTTAGAAAAGCTCTTAGCCCCAGGTGAGGAGTTGAAAGGAAAGCGCAGCGAGAGATGGATGCAGATTTTTTCCAAGCATACTCCAGCAGTAGAAAATGTTCGTAGAAAAGTACATGCTGCTGGAATGACTGAAATCTCATTTGCTGAACAAGTGGAACGTTTAATTCAAGAACGAAACAATCTTGCCGGCCATGCAAACGTTCCATTACCACGTTTGGTGAAAGAAAAAACGATTGAAGGAGCACTTAATATAATGGAAATTACTGAAGATATCAAAGCTGTTGaaacgttaaaaattttaatagctCCGGTGAAAGGTTTAGACTTATGGCCGAGAAAAAGACGTATTAATTAG